The genome window CTCGATTACGCAGTAAACCGCCACAGCCGTCTGGATGAAAGCCACAGCCTGGGGCTCAGTTACAGTTTTTAGAAATAGTTTTGGAAGGCGCGATTATTTTATTAAATTGAGGCATGGACGATTATCTAAACAGCAACGAAAGTCTGCAGGCATACGAAAAGCTGACTCTGGCACCGTATGCCGCCTTCAGCAAAAACAGCCGGGGCCGAAAACATTCCGAAAACGACCATCCCTACCGCACCTGTTATCAGCGCGACCGTGACCGGATCATTCATTCCGCGGCATTTCGTCGTCTCGAATACAAGACGCAGGTGTTCGTCAACCATGAGGGCGATCATTACCGCACCCGCCTGACCCATACGCTGGAGGTAGCCCAGATCTCACGTACTATCGCCCGCGCGCTCAAACTGAATGAGGACCTGGCCGAAACGATTGCGCTTGCTCATGATCTGGGTCATACGCCGTTCGGCCATGCCGGCGAGGATATCCTGGATGCCTTGATGAAGTCTCATTCGGAAAAGGGCTTTAATCACAATATGCAGTCGTTGCGCGTGGTGGAGCAGATCGAACGCCGTTACCCCGGATTTCCCGGGCTGAACCTGAGCTATGAGGTCCGGGAGGGGATCGTCAAGCATGAGACCGACTACGATATCTCCGAAATCGAGGATTACAACCCTCATCAGAAACCGACTTTGGAGGCGCAGATCGTCGATTTGGCCGATGAGATCGCTTATAACTGCCATGATGTCGACGACGGCTTGTGGTCGGGGGTGCTCTCGCTGGCTGAAATTATGGAAGTACCTTTGTTCAATCAAATCTATAAGAAATCTGAAAAGGAACTGCCCGACCTGACCCGTTCCAAACGGCAGTACCATGTCATCCGCCTGATGATCAATATGGAGGTCACCGACCTGATTATGACCACCGTCGAAAACCTGAAAAAGTATGAGATCAAAACGCTCGATGATGTCCGCCGTCATGACACCAAACTGCTGTCATTTTCAGAGAATTTAGAACGCGAGAATTCGGTGCTTAAGAAATTTTTGTTCGAGCGGATGTATCGTCATTGGCGTTTGATCCGTATGACCGACAAAGCCCGCCGGATTCTGAACGCGCTGTACGAGGCCTACTACGACAATCCCCGGCAGTTGCCCCCCAAATACGCTCATCGGGCCGAGGACGGCAGTAAGGCGCAGGTGATCGCCGATTATATGGCCGGGATGACAGATCGCTTCGCGATGATAGAGTATAAAAAACTGTTCGACCCTTTCGAAAAAGTCTGAATTCTCCTGCTCACCGGTGTGAAACCGGCTTCATATTA of Candidatus Zixiibacteriota bacterium contains these proteins:
- a CDS encoding deoxyguanosinetriphosphate triphosphohydrolase, whose amino-acid sequence is MDDYLNSNESLQAYEKLTLAPYAAFSKNSRGRKHSENDHPYRTCYQRDRDRIIHSAAFRRLEYKTQVFVNHEGDHYRTRLTHTLEVAQISRTIARALKLNEDLAETIALAHDLGHTPFGHAGEDILDALMKSHSEKGFNHNMQSLRVVEQIERRYPGFPGLNLSYEVREGIVKHETDYDISEIEDYNPHQKPTLEAQIVDLADEIAYNCHDVDDGLWSGVLSLAEIMEVPLFNQIYKKSEKELPDLTRSKRQYHVIRLMINMEVTDLIMTTVENLKKYEIKTLDDVRRHDTKLLSFSENLERENSVLKKFLFERMYRHWRLIRMTDKARRILNALYEAYYDNPRQLPPKYAHRAEDGSKAQVIADYMAGMTDRFAMIEYKKLFDPFEKV